The nucleotide sequence GTGGGTCCGGGTTGCGCCCGATTTCCACAACTGCCCCACAATGCCCGCGAGTCTCAGTGATCTCAGCAATCTCGTCGTCAGAAAACTCGGAAAGGTGTTTGGGATACGAATCCAGCGCACCCAATTTCTTACATTCGTCTGCCTTTTCCCCACTGCTCGTCATGGCGAGGCAATCCACCCCCCTCGCACCCAGAAGTTCGACTAGAGCTCTACCGACACTGCCTCCGGCACCGTTAACCAAAACCGATTGTGCTCCCTGCTTCATAATCCGGTTAAAAATCATGAATGCGGTAACTGACACCAAACCACTGGCAGCCGCCTCTGCGAAAGAAACCTCGGATGGCAAAGGGAACACCTTGTCCTCATCTACCTCAAGGAAGTCAGCGTGGCTGCCCTGAAGACCACCGGAACCCTGTAACACACCCCATACTCTCGTTCCCTTGGGATACCTTCTCTTCGACGACTCCTCGGATATCACTCCTGCAAAATCATTCCCCGGTGTGTAAGGAAACCCAGTGCCGGAACGGGCGAGACCAGTCAGAATATAGACATCGATCGGGTTGATCGACGCCGCGTGGACACGAACCATCACAGTCTCCTTCGATTCCTTCTCCCGCGTATCCTCGAACAAAGAAAGTTCCTTCAGATTACCGGGTTGATTCAGTAAAATGCGTCTTTTCATAAGAAGATCTTACACCCCCCTAATACCTCGCAAACAGACAATTCGGAGACTCTTTTTAAAACGGAATTAAACCCCCACGCGTTGATATCTACCTTCCAGCGTATGGACATTGGTCGGGCCGACTGGATTTGAACCAGCGACCCCTACACCCCCAGTGTAGTGCGCTACCAAACTGCGCCACGGCCCGCCAATGACCCCAACGATGAGAGGTCTCGAAAGTAGAGCAACGATAATCTTATGCCTACGGTCTCGATGCTAGTCTGAAAGACCGACAGGCGGCTCTCTTCGCCGAAAGAAAATGCGAACCAACTTAATCGCGAGGTATACCACGATGAAGACGATGATGAGTCCGATAACTAGAGGGATCACAAACGCGAGACTAGCCACTGCTATGCTCCCTCCGGTTTCCGCCGTTGCGACAACAGGATTCGCCAGTCCGCCACTCGTCGCGGTGGAAGCCCCTCTGGTTAGAACGGTCGTGCCTTGCACGACGCCAGCTGAGCCTCCTCCAAGCAAGAACCCTAAACCCCATTGCAGTGCTGCGTTCATTTCCGGAAGCATGGCAGTTGCAATCAAGGTGCCGCTACCAATCGCAGCAGGCGTTGCCACGGTGTCCAGAAGGTTGTCGACCCATGGAACGTAGTAGGAAACCACCTCTGCTACCGTCGCGGTTCCCAAGACTATTAGGACCATCGGGTGATCGAGCCAACCAAACTGTTCACCCAGATCAATATACCCCATGCGAGCGGCGATCGCCAAAGCGAGCACCGGAAGAAACACACGGAGACCTGCAGACGCGCTTAGAGCCAGGCCGGCAAAAACTGCCGTCAGTTCAGTTAGTTGCTCCGGATTTTCCAATGGGCTCATATGGCAAAGGATTGTAGTCCGGGGGAGGGGGCACTGGACGGGAAGTCGGCACGGGCATAACCCTGTCCAGACTATCGATCGGTTCCGCCACCGGCTCCTCTACAATGCGGACGACCGGATTAATAAAACGGATCGAGTGGGCTACGCCGGTCATTATCCCTCCACTCTCCAAGTCTTCCAACCGTTTCACCGCTGAAAAACGGGGGTCGACCTGCGAAAATGCAAGCAAACCCCGATCCCCTGCGATCGGTACGAAAAGAGTGAAACGAGCAAACATGCGATTTCCTTCCTTGTCGGCGAAACTCGCAAGTCCGACAAATGCTTCCATCTTCCCTATTTGGGTGAGAAAAGGCTCAGAGATTCGGACATCCTCCCAGCCATTAAGATACTCCTCCTCGATCTTCCGACGCAATTTACCCGATGTCATCCAAAGCCGTTCGTTGCCGTCGCTTCTTGGAACTAGAAATGGAAAGATCCGCAAATTTTCGGCAAGTTGCATTCCTTCGCTTGCGAGACTCAGTTTAATCACCTCCGGAACTCCCGAGCTCTGGTATTCGATGAACAAGTTCGAAGTGTCACGAGGAACTGCGAATGTAAAAAGAGGAACCCTGCTATCGATTCCCTCATTTTCGAGGAAGGTGCGGTCTACACGCAAAACTCTGCCCTCTGGGAGTCTGACAGTGAGGGAGCGGCTTTCGACCACCTCCTTCTCTGCCATCGGCACTCCAAAAGACTGCTCATTCATCGAAAAGACACTCGGCATAGAGACCTCTCCAACAGTCTCGAGCGATGTGGGCCAATCCGCCTCTTCAAAAGCCCGTTCGTAGTAGTCCCACTTACCTCTCATGAGAGTCCTCGAGTAACGGGCGTCTGCGCCAACAGTGCGGAAAGTAAAGCGGTAAGCCATCAGACCCGTCACCCCTTCTCTCTCTGCGTAAGAGATAAATTCCATCCGCACCTCCGTTTCGGCGCGGGTTGTCAGCAGATAGGAAATCCCCGCCTCCTCCGCCTGAGGTTCCCTGAGGATTCGATAAGTAAGATCCGGATAACGTTCCCTCAGTCGATCCAATACCTCGAGAACGATCCTTCGCGGCTGCTGTATTTCAGGGTAGTGGTGAATTTCTATCCGCTCCGTCCAATTCCTTTCATTAGACCCATAAGGATAGAAAAACTGCACTTCCCGCTCCGATGAACTCCTTTCACCCGCAAGGTAGAACTCTTTTCCTCCGAGAAACACCTCTTGTGCCGATGATGACCGACCCAAAAACAGCAGTCCAAGGAAGAAACATAAGAAAACCAAACGCACGATCGGTAGATTGATGGAGAGACCCTGAAAACGGAACGAGAAAATTCAGGGTGACGTGATGGGCCGGATTGGATTCTTCTGCACGGTCTGAGGGGCCAAGTCCTCTGCTTTCAGGAACATTGGAAGCAGACGCTAGAACAAGCCTCTCTAGACTCTGAAACCTCCTTTGGCTGAAACAGGTTCAATTGGTAGGACGATGGGATTAGTCGGATAGGCTTGAAGATGTATCGGTCTTGTGGAAAAGTTGAGTATGGTCAGGTGTGTCACTCTGTGTCTGTTTGCGTCGCTTTCATCGTCTCTCGGTGAATCGACTCCGGTAACCGGCGTGATCACATCGATGGATGCTGACAGTGGAACCGTAACCTTTAGCCCTGCGGACGGGCAACCTCTTCAAGATGTCGTTCTCGGGTCAGGCGATCTGGCTATTGGCTACGAAGGACGGGTGATCGAGGGTGAGCTCAACACGTCTGGTGCACAAATACGGCTAGAAAGGGTTTTTCCTGCTGAAGTCACAACAACCAATACAATGGACGGGGTAAACCGATCCTTGGTTCGAAGGGCA is from Verrucomicrobiota bacterium and encodes:
- a CDS encoding zinc-binding alcohol dehydrogenase family protein; its protein translation is MKRRILLNQPGNLKELSLFEDTREKESKETVMVRVHAASINPIDVYILTGLARSGTGFPYTPGNDFAGVISEESSKRRYPKGTRVWGVLQGSGGLQGSHADFLEVDEDKVFPLPSEVSFAEAAASGLVSVTAFMIFNRIMKQGAQSVLVNGAGGSVGRALVELLGARGVDCLAMTSSGEKADECKKLGALDSYPKHLSEFSDDEIAEITETRGHCGAVVEIGRNPDPHRMFSVLARSGTGYILAGRAAKPVFPIGEFYSKSLKLEGIFVPDISAEELAQSSRFIAELWAERRLIAKVHSEVPFENALEAFLKLEEAIQSQKSIGKIVLNFE
- a CDS encoding DUF4126 domain-containing protein, which encodes MSPLENPEQLTELTAVFAGLALSASAGLRVFLPVLALAIAARMGYIDLGEQFGWLDHPMVLIVLGTATVAEVVSYYVPWVDNLLDTVATPAAIGSGTLIATAMLPEMNAALQWGLGFLLGGGSAGVVQGTTVLTRGASTATSGGLANPVVATAETGGSIAVASLAFVIPLVIGLIIVFIVVYLAIKLVRIFFRRREPPVGLSD